A genomic region of Dehalococcoidales bacterium contains the following coding sequences:
- a CDS encoding branched-chain amino acid ABC transporter permease: MIEGILITGLIRGGVYALLAVGFSLIFGVARMINLAHTCFYMLAAYGIYTFAHLLGLHPLVSIILSLVITIAIGLGTYKLFIDRVREHHVTILLITLALAMVFQECMLLAFGGHYLGAPSFISGYQEILGVKVSYQHLLIFGVVLVVLFGVWMLLSRTRLGVAIRATAQDAEIAGLMGINVPRILLITMGIAAALAAVAGIVVAPTLVLEPHMWTPPLVMIMAIVVLGGLGSVKGSFISAFIIGYVEVLVVFLLPEGAFLKGAIALLVMVIILLVRPEGLFGVAFEEERL; this comes from the coding sequence ATGATTGAAGGAATTCTGATTACCGGACTGATAAGGGGAGGGGTATATGCCCTTCTAGCCGTCGGCTTTTCTCTCATCTTTGGTGTGGCACGCATGATAAACCTGGCTCATACCTGTTTTTACATGCTGGCGGCTTACGGTATATATACCTTTGCCCATCTGCTTGGTCTGCACCCGCTGGTGTCAATTATCCTCTCTCTGGTCATTACTATCGCTATCGGGCTCGGTACCTATAAGCTATTTATTGACCGTGTACGTGAACACCATGTGACCATATTGCTGATAACCCTCGCTCTGGCTATGGTCTTTCAGGAATGCATGCTTTTGGCCTTTGGTGGTCACTATCTCGGGGCACCGAGTTTTATCTCCGGGTATCAGGAAATACTCGGGGTAAAGGTCTCCTATCAACATCTGCTAATCTTTGGCGTCGTCCTGGTTGTCCTCTTTGGTGTATGGATGCTTTTATCCAGGACACGGCTGGGGGTTGCTATCCGGGCTACTGCCCAGGATGCCGAAATTGCCGGTCTAATGGGGATAAATGTTCCCAGGATACTTCTGATAACCATGGGCATAGCAGCAGCGCTGGCGGCAGTTGCCGGCATCGTAGTAGCGCCAACACTCGTCCTGGAACCACACATGTGGACACCACCACTGGTAATGATTATGGCTATTGTTGTCCTCGGAGGGCTGGGAAGTGTCAAAGGAAGCTTCATCTCAGCCTTCATTATTGGTTACGTTGAGGTTCTGGTTGTCTTCTTGCTCCCGGAAGGCGCCTTTCTAAAGGGGGCGATTGCCCTGCTGGTCATGGTGATAATACTTCTAGTCAGACCTGAGGGCCTGTTCGGTGTAGCTTTTGAAGAGGAGAGATTGTAG
- a CDS encoding ABC transporter substrate-binding protein, which yields MLKKIIHILLACSLLMLLVAAGCGTTAEEAKVIKIGVIGPMQFVQGEHHWYGATMARDKINDAGGVTIDGEEYTIELIKTDSNEMLSPTDAATAMERLITVDKADFVVGGFRTEAVFPMQDVAMEYKTIFLGCGAATYELNTRLAEDYDTFKYWFRVTPFHSNNLVANSLATLGLAGAIMQGGLGLEGPLKVAILGEGAQWADGMVGAYEAYVPAMLGMEVVGTWRPSPTATDLTAELTAIEASGAHFILTIISGPIGIPYAKGLGELEIPVASVGINVEAQKDGFWDATGGYGNYETTLNTYAKGIAVTEYTIPFFDAFMEEYGQTPTYNAGTYDAILLLTEAIERAGTLDSDAVVVELKKTDFVGTGGRITFTGQDADNPHDVVYGPGFVTGLATQWQDGEMKAVWPWGWNDITYEGTVQWQIPDRVIKKYAK from the coding sequence TTGAAGAAAATTATTCATATACTTCTGGCATGTTCACTGTTAATGCTTCTCGTCGCCGCCGGGTGCGGGACCACGGCTGAAGAAGCCAAGGTAATCAAGATTGGCGTTATCGGGCCAATGCAGTTCGTACAGGGCGAGCACCACTGGTACGGAGCCACCATGGCGCGGGACAAAATCAATGACGCCGGTGGTGTAACAATAGATGGGGAAGAATACACGATTGAACTAATCAAAACGGACTCCAATGAGATGCTTAGCCCTACCGATGCTGCTACCGCTATGGAACGACTGATAACGGTGGATAAGGCGGACTTTGTGGTTGGAGGCTTCAGGACCGAGGCCGTATTCCCCATGCAGGATGTTGCCATGGAGTACAAGACTATCTTCCTCGGTTGTGGCGCCGCCACCTACGAACTCAATACACGTCTTGCTGAGGACTACGACACCTTTAAGTACTGGTTCAGGGTAACACCATTCCATTCCAATAATCTGGTGGCCAACTCGTTGGCCACTCTGGGACTGGCCGGAGCCATAATGCAAGGAGGATTGGGCCTTGAAGGTCCCCTGAAAGTTGCCATACTAGGTGAAGGAGCGCAATGGGCCGACGGTATGGTGGGGGCTTATGAAGCCTACGTGCCGGCGATGCTGGGTATGGAGGTTGTGGGGACATGGAGACCATCACCCACGGCTACTGACCTCACCGCCGAACTGACAGCCATAGAAGCTTCCGGAGCTCACTTTATCCTGACCATAATCTCCGGACCGATAGGCATTCCCTATGCTAAGGGGTTGGGCGAGCTGGAAATACCAGTAGCTTCAGTGGGTATCAACGTCGAAGCCCAGAAGGACGGGTTCTGGGATGCAACCGGTGGTTACGGCAACTATGAGACGACCCTGAACACCTACGCCAAGGGAATAGCCGTAACGGAGTACACCATACCCTTCTTCGATGCTTTCATGGAGGAGTACGGACAGACCCCAACCTATAATGCCGGCACCTACGATGCCATTCTCCTTCTTACAGAAGCTATCGAAAGGGCAGGGACTCTTGATTCCGATGCCGTTGTTGTCGAACTTAAAAAGACGGACTTTGTGGGGACCGGGGGCAGGATTACCTTCACGGGGCAAGATGCAGATAATCCTCACGACGTAGTATATGGTCCGGGCTTTGTAACCGGCCTGGCTACGCAGTGGCAGGATGGAGAGATGAAGGCCGTATGGCCGTGGGGCTGGAACGATATAACCTATGAAGGCACCGTTCAATGGCAGATACCGGACAGGGTAATTAAGAAATACGCTAAATAG